One window of Desulfobacterales bacterium genomic DNA carries:
- a CDS encoding cobyric acid synthase has product MLQGTCSDAGKSVLTAAFCRILLQDGLRVAPFKAQNMSLNSFVTRHGLEMGRAQVVQAQAARLDPDVRMNPVLLKPSSDVGSQVIVMGKPVANMKVAEYLAYKPTAWQAITDAYDSLAREYDLIVLEGAGSPGEINLKHHDIVNMAMARHAGARVLLVGDIDRGGVFASLVGHYELMEEWERQLMAGYLINRFRGDASLLEPAFSFMRERTGWPTFGVVPYLVDLGLPQEDSVSFKNGLYDKPVPAGEHVQVAMIDLPHISNFTDIEPFLNEPDVDLRIVRRSDELGSPAALILPGSKNVIADLEFLVSSGLAGAVCRLAEGENTEIIGICGGFQMLGRTISDPHGLESDGRSLPGLGLLDLETVLDPDKTLVQRSFVHCDSGEQLTGYEIHHGRSVSSCRAFLEDGSGQRQGAVSADGLVWGSYLHGIFDQDRFRRWFIDRLRVRNGYAAMEKILAPYDLEPALDRLAAAVRASLDMAAVYRLLGR; this is encoded by the coding sequence ATGTTGCAGGGTACCTGCTCCGATGCGGGTAAATCGGTGCTGACCGCGGCCTTCTGCCGGATCCTCCTCCAGGACGGACTGCGGGTCGCGCCGTTCAAGGCGCAGAACATGTCGCTTAACTCCTTTGTCACCCGGCACGGCCTGGAGATGGGCCGGGCCCAGGTGGTCCAGGCCCAGGCCGCCCGCCTCGATCCGGACGTGCGGATGAACCCGGTGCTCTTAAAGCCCTCCAGCGACGTGGGCAGCCAGGTGATCGTCATGGGTAAACCGGTGGCCAATATGAAGGTGGCCGAGTATCTGGCCTATAAGCCCACGGCCTGGCAGGCAATAACCGATGCCTATGATTCCCTGGCCCGGGAATATGATCTCATTGTCCTGGAAGGGGCCGGCAGTCCGGGGGAGATCAATCTCAAGCACCATGACATTGTCAACATGGCCATGGCCCGTCATGCCGGGGCCCGGGTATTGCTGGTGGGCGATATCGACCGGGGCGGGGTCTTTGCCTCCCTGGTGGGCCATTATGAGCTGATGGAGGAGTGGGAACGGCAACTTATGGCCGGCTACCTGATCAACCGCTTTCGCGGCGATGCCTCCCTGCTTGAGCCGGCCTTCTCCTTTATGCGGGAGCGGACCGGCTGGCCAACCTTCGGGGTGGTGCCCTATCTTGTTGATCTCGGGCTGCCCCAGGAAGATTCGGTCAGCTTTAAGAACGGCCTCTATGACAAGCCGGTCCCGGCCGGGGAACACGTCCAGGTGGCAATGATCGACCTCCCCCATATCTCCAACTTCACTGATATCGAACCCTTTCTCAACGAGCCGGACGTGGATCTGCGCATCGTGCGCCGGTCCGATGAACTGGGTTCGCCGGCCGCGCTGATCCTGCCCGGCAGCAAAAACGTGATCGCGGATCTCGAATTTCTGGTCTCCTCCGGCCTGGCCGGGGCGGTTTGCCGCCTGGCCGAGGGAGAAAACACGGAGATCATCGGTATCTGCGGCGGGTTCCAGATGCTGGGCCGGACCATCAGCGATCCCCATGGGCTGGAATCAGACGGCCGCAGTCTGCCCGGCCTGGGGCTGCTGGACCTGGAAACCGTGCTTGATCCGGACAAGACCCTGGTGCAGCGGAGTTTTGTCCATTGTGACTCCGGCGAGCAACTGACCGGTTACGAGATTCACCACGGTCGAAGCGTTTCCAGTTGCCGCGCCTTTCTTGAGGACGGTTCCGGGCAGCGGCAGGGGGCGGTCTCGGCGGACGGGCTTGTCTGGGGCAGCTACCTGCACGGCATCTTTGACCAGGACCGGTTCCGGCGCTGGTTCATCGACCGGCTGCGGGTTCGCAACGGCTATGCGGCCATGGAAAAGATCCTGGCGCCCTATGACCTGGAGCCCGCCCTTGACCGGCTGGCGGCCGCGGTGCGTGCCAGTCTGGATATGGCGGCGGTCTACCGCCTGCTGGGCCGGTAA
- the rpoN gene encoding RNA polymerase factor sigma-54, with protein sequence MVLELRQQLKMTQQLLMTPQLQQAIKLLQLSRLELAEALRQEIERNPLLEEAVPDENEAALPPEESDALAGEKTEEVSMESSPTPMAETNWEEDYANHYDAGFSFSREAPDPNRVTRLDFLAKKPNLQSHLQWQLAHALLSEEEKNAGQFIIGSLNRHGFLKASLEEIVGQVPCSEEVARRALTTIQEMDPAGIAARDVKESLLLQLKRLELTNRLPETIIRDHLHQLETKNYAAIAKAVARPVKSVLAAVDIITRLDPFPGRGYSDEDTHYIIPDVFIHKVDDEYLIVLNDEGLPRLQVSSAYQDILDNDATVNPETRSYIKDKLKDAVWLIKSIQQRQRTIYKVVESLLKFQREFFEKGVSHLRPLVLRNVAEDIEMHESTVSRVTTNKYVHTPQGIYELKYFFSAGLTKKGGNDVAAESIRDRIRLLIKKEDPDKPLTDNAISLLFAGEDIKVARRTVAKYREQLGILPVKHRRKPKL encoded by the coding sequence ATGGTACTGGAACTCAGGCAACAGCTCAAGATGACGCAACAGCTGCTGATGACCCCGCAGCTGCAACAGGCGATCAAGCTGCTCCAGCTCTCCCGGCTGGAACTGGCCGAGGCCCTGCGTCAGGAGATCGAGCGGAATCCGCTGCTTGAAGAGGCGGTGCCCGACGAAAACGAGGCAGCCCTGCCCCCGGAAGAATCCGATGCCCTGGCCGGCGAAAAAACCGAGGAAGTCTCCATGGAGAGCAGTCCCACCCCCATGGCGGAGACCAACTGGGAAGAGGACTATGCCAACCACTATGATGCCGGTTTCTCCTTTTCCCGGGAGGCCCCGGACCCCAACCGGGTCACCCGGCTGGATTTCCTGGCCAAGAAACCCAATCTCCAGTCCCATCTCCAGTGGCAACTGGCCCATGCCCTGCTCAGCGAGGAGGAAAAAAATGCCGGCCAGTTCATCATCGGCAGCCTGAACCGGCACGGTTTCCTCAAGGCATCTCTTGAAGAGATCGTCGGCCAGGTTCCCTGCAGCGAGGAGGTCGCCCGCCGGGCCCTGACCACGATCCAGGAGATGGACCCGGCCGGGATCGCGGCCCGGGACGTCAAGGAATCCCTGCTCCTGCAGCTTAAACGGCTCGAACTCACCAATCGGCTGCCGGAGACGATTATCCGCGACCATCTCCACCAGTTGGAGACCAAGAACTACGCCGCCATTGCCAAAGCCGTTGCCCGGCCGGTTAAAAGCGTGCTCGCCGCGGTGGATATCATCACCCGGCTGGACCCGTTCCCGGGCCGCGGCTACTCCGATGAAGACACCCATTACATCATCCCCGACGTGTTCATCCACAAGGTGGACGACGAGTACCTGATCGTGCTCAACGACGAGGGGCTGCCCCGGTTGCAGGTCTCTTCCGCTTACCAGGACATCCTTGACAACGACGCCACGGTCAACCCGGAGACCAGGAGCTACATCAAGGACAAGCTCAAGGACGCGGTCTGGCTGATCAAGAGTATCCAGCAGCGGCAACGGACCATCTACAAGGTGGTGGAGAGCCTGCTCAAGTTCCAGCGGGAATTTTTCGAAAAGGGGGTCAGCCATCTCAGGCCCCTGGTCCTGCGTAACGTGGCCGAGGACATCGAAATGCACGAATCAACGGTGAGCCGGGTGACCACCAACAAATACGTCCACACCCCCCAGGGGATCTATGAACTGAAATACTTTTTCAGCGCCGGCCTGACCAAAAAAGGCGGCAACGACGTGGCCGCGGAGTCCATCCGCGACCGGATCCGGCTGCTGATCAAAAAAGAGGACCCGGACAAGCCGCTCACTGACAACGCCATCTCCCTGCTCTTTGCCGGGGAAGACATCAAGGTCGCCCGCCGCACCGTGGCCAAGTACCGGGAACAGCTCGGCATCCTGCCGGTCAAGCACCGGCGCAAGCCCAAGCTTTAG
- the lptB gene encoding LPS export ABC transporter ATP-binding protein, with translation MAVLATREIVKQYRNRRVVDGVSLQVENGMVAGLLGPNGAGKTTTFYSIAGFIRPDSGAILLNNEDITRLPIHERARRGIAYLAQESSVFKKLTVQENVRIVLEPLGLDKAVINTRVKRLLQELKIEHLADNMAHTLSGGERRRLEIMRCLATEPRFILLDEPFAGIDPLSVADLQQIIADLRRKGLGILISDHNVRETLSVCDMAYIINNGRILVHGRAEEIVKNKIARKMYLGENFSM, from the coding sequence ATGGCTGTACTGGCTACCAGAGAGATTGTCAAACAGTACCGGAACCGCCGGGTGGTGGACGGGGTCAGTCTCCAGGTGGAAAACGGGATGGTGGCAGGGCTCCTGGGCCCCAACGGGGCCGGCAAGACCACCACCTTCTATTCCATTGCCGGGTTCATCCGGCCGGACAGCGGCGCCATCCTGCTCAACAACGAGGATATCACCCGGCTTCCCATCCATGAACGGGCCCGCCGGGGAATAGCCTACCTGGCCCAGGAGTCCTCGGTGTTCAAGAAGCTCACGGTACAGGAAAACGTCCGGATCGTCCTTGAACCCCTGGGCCTTGACAAAGCAGTGATCAATACCCGGGTCAAGCGGTTGCTCCAGGAGCTGAAGATCGAGCACCTGGCCGACAACATGGCCCACACCCTGTCCGGCGGTGAACGGCGCCGGCTGGAAATCATGCGCTGCCTGGCCACCGAGCCCCGTTTTATCCTGCTCGACGAACCCTTTGCCGGGATCGATCCCCTGTCAGTGGCCGATCTCCAGCAGATCATCGCCGACCTCAGGCGGAAAGGGCTGGGGATATTGATCTCAGACCATAATGTCCGCGAAACGCTCTCGGTGTGCGACATGGCCTACATCATCAACAACGGCCGGATCCTGGTCCACGGCCGGGCCGAGGAAATCGTTAAAAACAAGATTGCCAGGAAGATGTATCTCGGCGAAAACTTCAGCATGTAA
- the lptA gene encoding lipopolysaccharide transport periplasmic protein LptA produces the protein MITSDYRAETASMHFRPFQIIGIISVVLAGLTPCRAAGPPGGANGPPPLLIEAAARKARPQASAPILIRADSRKSAPKASTPGPKKAPDAKAHGRTPLLIEADRMESRQQDDLVLFTGRVEARQGDITITAREMTVSYLPQNVDKPGTDMTQRIRKLTARGNVTITKGKLTASGDTMEFFAREQKVVLFGNAKAWQDKNMVTGDRITLLLDQGTSVVERSGTGTGRVKAYIYPDNGPGQVTE, from the coding sequence ATGATAACCAGCGATTACAGAGCAGAGACCGCCAGCATGCACTTCCGCCCCTTCCAGATCATCGGAATCATCTCGGTTGTCCTGGCGGGCCTGACCCCCTGCCGGGCGGCAGGCCCGCCGGGCGGGGCCAACGGTCCGCCCCCCCTGCTGATCGAGGCGGCGGCCCGCAAGGCCCGGCCCCAGGCCAGTGCCCCGATCTTGATCAGGGCGGACTCCCGGAAAAGCGCTCCCAAGGCCTCAACGCCAGGCCCGAAGAAGGCACCAGACGCCAAGGCCCACGGCCGGACCCCGCTGTTGATCGAGGCGGACCGGATGGAGTCCCGCCAGCAGGACGACCTGGTCCTGTTCACCGGCCGGGTGGAGGCCAGGCAAGGGGATATAACCATTACCGCCAGAGAGATGACGGTCTCCTATCTGCCCCAGAACGTGGACAAACCAGGCACGGACATGACCCAGAGAATCAGGAAACTCACCGCCCGGGGCAATGTTACGATCACCAAGGGGAAGCTGACCGCCAGCGGCGATACAATGGAGTTTTTCGCCCGGGAACAAAAGGTGGTCCTTTTCGGCAATGCCAAGGCCTGGCAGGACAAGAACATGGTCACCGGCGACCGGATCACCCTTCTTCTGGACCAGGGGACCAGCGTGGTTGAGCGGAGCGGCACCGGCACCGGGCGGGTCAAGGCATACATCTATCCGGACAACGGGCCGGGTCAGGTGACGGAGTAA